TTCTTTCTTTTATACTTTCTTCTAtagctttttcttttttttatatcctcTCTGTACTTTTTCAAACTTTAGCTAGATTCCTCACtcttttttgtcaaaattattttcttttcttgcaATTTCGCCATTTTAGcttcagttttttcaatttctgtttGGTTTTCTCTGATTTTCTTTTGGGTGTCTTCTATTCTTTCTATTAACATCTGTTCTAAACCAGAATTTACCTTGATGTTCTTTTACTATACTGTTACTAAACTCTTCCAATTCTCTCATTTGGTTTGCTCTGTTGTAAACCTGAAAGAATTATTAGAAGCAAAATAGGCAAACgatttattttagaaatctatatataaatatcagaTATAAAAATGTAGGGAAGTGAGCTCTGGATATCAACGTGACTGTTTATCTGTGCCTTATCTAGTTTCCTTTCTCTCGTTTCCAAAGCTgtagaaaatacaaaaagaaacattGAAACACGGGaaccaaatataaaaaaatggccCCATGATAAACTTAAAAAATCTACACTGAACATGAATTGATGAAGTgacatttatattgaaaatatataactgCCAAACCATTACTTTAGAATGCTTTAGAATGTATTTGGAGAAATAAGTGAGTAAACATTttagttaatattaatattactttATCAACTTAATTTACTGATCTACTAGGgaatgttttattacaaaacaaCATCTTGTTAACACTTTAGATAATGAAACATTCTCATAACAATGAACTTACcctttctgaattttttttataaaattcaacagTTTTGAGTAACTCGAAATTCAGTACATCAATTAGTTTTTCATGTTGATTAAAGATGTCTCcgataatgtttgttttttcattaattttattattgtaatattttgattcagataaaatattatctttaactattgattcaaattcaattgaaatatttttgaaagtatctGAAGACTTTTGAAAATTCTCCTTAAATTCAAATATCCTTTCACTAatcttgtttttgattttgttttcactccacataaatttttcagtttcatcgTTTCCAAATTGATCCAACATTTTTAAAACGTTTCCTACTGCCTTCTGTGTTATTTGTTCATTGGAAACGTTTATTGTGAACTGATGTTCCAATTTGGCTAATAGGATTTCTTTTTCACtgtgtaaattttttgtagctgccaataatttttttgcttcttcAAGTTTTTCACTGGTTTGATTTTCGTACCATTTTGAAAGAAACTTCTCTTGTTCTAAGTACTCATCCTGTTCCTTTATGGTAGCTTTTGCAGCTTCTAATTCCCTTCGTTGTTTCATACATTGCACAACAGTCTCTTCAAATTCTCTGACTTTGCTATACATTCGATCCTCtgaaatataaaagatttgTTAACATTCATGAAAATGAAAGATCCAGAAATTAGTGTTTGCAACAAAACAACCTAGGaattaaagtaataaaatttgaatcaaagTGATTAAAATCAAACTTAGCACCTTCACTTGCTATAAATCTGTTTACAAAAGACAAACAAATACTTAGTCCTTATTCAATTCTAATAAAACATCTTctgaaaaactcaaatttaataaaaaat
This portion of the Diorhabda sublineata isolate icDioSubl1.1 chromosome X, icDioSubl1.1, whole genome shotgun sequence genome encodes:
- the LOC130450899 gene encoding uncharacterized protein LOC130450899 isoform X2; its protein translation is MLDAIIAVTGENITAEELTEKKAERIEQLEDRMYSKVREFEETVVQCMKQRRELEAAKATIKEQDEYLEQEKFLSKWYENQTSEKLEEAKKLLAATKNLHSEKEILLAKLEHQFTINVSNEQITQKAVGNVLKMLDQFGNDETEKFMWSENKIKNKISERIFEFKENFQKSSDTFKNISIEFESIVKDNILSESKYYNNKINEKTNIIGDIFNQHEKLIDVLNFELLKTVEFYKKNSERVYNRANQMRELEEFSNSIVKEHQGKFWFRTDVNRKNRRHPKENQRKPNRN
- the LOC130450899 gene encoding uncharacterized protein LOC130450899 isoform X1, with amino-acid sequence MSSSLIQHRKKQSQQRSKNVEVVVRIRLQKDLDAARSGTGFYVDKDNYQKMLDAIIAVTGENITAEELTEKKAERIEQLEDRMYSKVREFEETVVQCMKQRRELEAAKATIKEQDEYLEQEKFLSKWYENQTSEKLEEAKKLLAATKNLHSEKEILLAKLEHQFTINVSNEQITQKAVGNVLKMLDQFGNDETEKFMWSENKIKNKISERIFEFKENFQKSSDTFKNISIEFESIVKDNILSESKYYNNKINEKTNIIGDIFNQHEKLIDVLNFELLKTVEFYKKNSERVYNRANQMRELEEFSNSIVKEHQGKFWFRTDVNRKNRRHPKENQRKPNRN